Proteins from one Asterias rubens chromosome 21, eAstRub1.3, whole genome shotgun sequence genomic window:
- the LOC117304409 gene encoding ectonucleotide pyrophosphatase/phosphodiesterase family member 7-like, giving the protein MEMKKTSILLLGAVVILGLVAAEHAEDTTDSNSRHKVMLLLLDGMRADLFGEELPGLRSMEKNGVKADWLEPAYITLSMPCMYTIVTGLYPESHGITFNKYYNLTTGYKAKTFYETLNYTDWFNTPGVEPIWVTAIKQGLKAGTVQYPGGNVAIQ; this is encoded by the exons atggaaATGAAGAAAACGTCGATCTTACTCCTGGGAGCCGTTGTGATTCTGGGTCTTGTCGCAGCTGAGCATGCAGAAGACACAACG GACTCCAACTCGAGGCACAAGGTCATGCTACTTCTCTTAGATGGCATGCGCGCTGACCTTTTCGGAGAGGAACTTCCGGGTTTAAGATCCATGGAGAAGAATGGGGTGAAAGCTGATTGGTTGGAGCCTGCTTACATCACTCTATCTATGCCGTGTATGTACACCATTGTCACAG GATTGTACCCAGAAAGCCATGGTATCACCTTCAACAAGTACTACAACCTGACGACTGGATACAAGGCTAAGACATTCTATGAGACATTAAATTATACAGATTGGTTCAATACGCCTGGAGTGGAGCCTATATGGGTAACGGCAATTAAACAGGGTCTAAAGGCAGGCACCGTCCAGTACCCAGGAGGAAACGTGGCCATTCAATGA